Proteins from one Mixophyes fleayi isolate aMixFle1 chromosome 9, aMixFle1.hap1, whole genome shotgun sequence genomic window:
- the LOC142101406 gene encoding olfactory receptor 8U1-like yields MNVTNQTMMIYFIIKGISDAPELQALIFVLVLFMYLFILGGNMTIVLLVCLDPQLHTPMYFFLCNLSILDMSSSTVTLHKILISFLTGDNTVSLYACMTQMFIFISLVCNELLMLTAMSYDRFVAVCNPLHYATVMSPGLCASLASVCWASGFVESLPLFVLISRFSCYKSKEINHFFCDIMPIITLTCSDTTLSNLLIFICGLFLSIFPFLLTFIPYIFIIQTILSIRSSAGKHKAFYTCSSHLTVVILLYVTLICQYMRPTSMDTLESSKLFSLFNTAAVPMLNPLIYSLKNKDVKSALKRRWFQMTTPVLRSVTHLRPDMKLKDCVRYTVGERIKTSEADRKIYKMAKKFIQLEKEEAMQIEASIQWQAEARKPYDDDMETEGSSEAGIHEEITARTETAVQVDIYDEQAKNKAQLVMKMKINANSESPVQASINKMSTVHTNRRVRAGLH; encoded by the exons ATGAATGTCACAAATCAAACTATGATGATCTACTTCATTATAAAGGGGATTTCTGACGCTCCGGAGCTGCAGGCTTTGATCTTCGTCCTGGTCCTTTTCATGTATCTCTTCATTCTTGGTGGGAATATGACTATTGTTCTATTAGTCTGTCTGGACCCTCAGCTCCACACTCCCATGTACTTCTTTCTGTGTAACCTGTCCATCTTGGACATGTCCTCAAGCACAGTCACACTGCATAAGATCCTTATTAGCTTCTTAACAGGGGATAACACAGTTTCTTTATATGCGTGTATGACTCAGATGTTCATCTTCATATCTCTAGTGTGCAATGAACTGTTGATGCTGACGGCCATGAGTTATGATCGTTTTGTTGCTGTCTGTAACCCATTGCATTATGCCACAGTCATGAGCCCTGGCTTATGTGCTTCTCTGGCCAGTGTCTGTTGGGCTTCAGGTTTCGTAGAATCTTTACctctttttgttttaatttccaGGTTCTCTTGTTATAAATCCAAGGAAATAAACCACTTTTTCTGTGATATTATGCCCATCATAACACTGACTTGCAGTGACACTACGCTCTCCAACCTCTTGATTTTTATCTGTGGCCTTTTCCTTTCCATTTTCCCCTTTCTACTCACCTTCATCCCTTACATCTTCATTATCCAGACCATACTGAGCATTCGTTCAAGTGCTGGAAAACATAAAGCTTTCTACACGTGTTCCTCACACCTCACAGTGGTCATTCTACTCTATGTGACTCTCATCTGTCAATACATGAGACCGACCTCGATGGACACTTTGGAATCTAGCAAGCTTTTCTCTTTGTTTAACACAGCTGCTGTCCCCATGCTTAACCCACTGATCTACAGCTTGAAAAATAAAGACGTAAAATCTGCATTGAAACGTCGGTGGTTTCAGATGACCAC TCCAGTACTTCGTTCTGTTACGCATCTTCGGCCTGATATGAAGCTAAAGGATTGTGTGCGCTATACTGTAGGAGAAAGGATAAAAACGAGTGAAGCTGATCGTAAGATCTACAAGATGGCTAAGAA GTTCATACAATTGGAGAAAGAGGAAGCAATGCAGATAGAGGCATCTATCCAGTGGCAGGCAGAAGCAAGAAAACCATATGACGATGATATGGAGACAGAAGGGTCATCAGAAGCTGGCATACATGAAGAGATAACTGCAAGGACTGAAACTGCAGTACAAGTGGACATCTATGACGAGCAAGCTAAAAACAAAGCACAattagtgatgaaaatgaagatcAATGCAAACTCTGAGAGTCCAGTACAGGCTAGTATAAACAAAATGAGCACTGTGCACACTAATAGACGTGTGCGAGCAG GCCTTCACTAA